The following proteins are encoded in a genomic region of Colletotrichum higginsianum IMI 349063 chromosome 9, whole genome shotgun sequence:
- a CDS encoding Periplasmic beta-glucosidase, with translation MTWEEKVGQLGGIRRLAETVGGKVSYNETSFEEIRKTQNGQIGFGAPQNYAHDLLPIANRVRSEQINNTRLGIPYITIADSVNGLMISGGTMFPGAISMGSTWNIPLYEQAIAAIREENIAMGTHWVLSPEVDLAKDPRNGRNGEMFGEDAYLVGEFAAHYINTMQEKDANGFVKVATTIKHWVYGSSSGGVNTASIQGGLNHILNDMGAPYVKAIRESNPLSLMVSYASVDQVPMSMNRYLNKKILRDLLGFKGLIMSDAGSIRNMYTQAKVATSFQDAGLKAIRGGLEHELSPRPPSVYPTLINSVNDSEVARLIDDSVRAILAIKFATGMFDLPLPSVENLNATLRNEKHLEVNRNISREAIVLLQNDGTLPLRQSSASRVALLGPYADVLNTGQYAANNASDPSYGSTFRRSLERQLGAENVKFVAGVDILSSNDSSGIDEAVSVAKEVGLAVVVLGSGWGSFDNSYESLHRTDGEGFSHPDLGFPGLQQRLLDAVLDAGVPSILVLSGGQTFLLNESTKRSKAILLHILFGAVNPSGKLTMTFPEAEGAFPVAYDYFPSDDEGGFGAATEYDWHLPELTRYAPIRFGFGLSYTTFDISSTSLRCRTNSNSNNSSSSTADACSEDGQVTVTATVTNTGSVAGKEVVQLYFRPEYTQIEFPVMKLIRFEKIDVAAGESKQVDLTVPFQELGYFIDGEWTVEKGLYNFWVGSSSRDEDLQSLNATLA, from the exons ATGACATGGGAGGAGAAAGTAGGCCAGCTTGGTGGCATTCGGAGACTCGCTGAGACGGTGGGCGGAAAGGTATCGTACAACGAGACGTCGTTCGAGGAAATTCGAAAGACGCAGAATGGACAGATCG GATTCGGGGCACCCCAAAACTATGCCCATGACCTGCTGCCCATCGCCAACCGTGTGCGGTCCGAGCAAATCAACAACACGAGACTCGGGATCCCATACATCACCATTGCAGACTCGGTCAATGGACTGATGATTTCGGGCGGAACCATGTTTCCGGGAGCCATCTCCATGGGCTCCACGTGGAACATCCCGCTCTACGAGCaagccatcgccgccatccgcgaGGAGAACATCGCCATGGGCACCCACTGGGTTCTGTCACCcgaggtcgacctcgccaaggaCCCCAGGAATGGACGAAACGGCGAGAT GTTCGGCGAGGATGCGTATCTAGTCGGCGAGTTTGCTGCGCACTACATCAACACGATGCAAGAGAAAGACGCGAACGGGTTTGTCAAGGTGGCCACGACCATCAAGCACTGGGTCTATGGGtccagcagcggcggtgtCAACACAGCCAGCATCCAGGGCGGCCTGAACCATATTCTCAACGACATGGGCGCTCCATATGTCAAGGCCATCAGGGAGTCGAACCCGTTGTCGCTCATGGTCTCCTACGCCAGCGTGGACCAAGTCCCCATGTCCATGAACAGATATCTCAACAAGAAGATACTCCGAGACCTGCTCGGCTTCAAAGGGCTAATCATGTCCGATGCCGGCTCCATCCGGAACATGTACACGCAGGCCAAGGTTGCCACGTCCTTTCAAGACGCCGGGTTGAAGGCCATCCGTGGCGGATTGGAACACGAGCTgtcccctcggccgccatccGTTTATCCGACGCTTATCAACTCCGTCAACGACTCGGAAGTCGCCAGACTCATCGACGACTCGGTCAGAGCGATCCTCGCGATCAAGTTCGCCACCGGCATGTTTGACTTGCCGCTCCCTTCGGTCGAGAACCTCAACGCGACTCTCCGCAACGAGAAGCATCTGGAAGTCAACCGGAACATCTCGCGCGAAGCGATCGTGCTTCTGCAAAACGACGGCACGCTGCCCCTTCGGCAGAGCAGCGCATCCCGGGTCGCGCTGCTTGGGCCCTATGCCGACGTTCTCAACACCGGACAATACGCCGCAAACAACGCATCTGACCCGTCTTACGGCAGCACGTTCCGCCGCAGCCTCGAGCGACAGCTTGGTGCCGAGAACGTGAAGTTCGTCGCGGGCGTAGACATCCTGAGCTCGAACGACAGCTCGGGCATCGATGAGGCCGTTTCCGTGGCCAAGgaggtcggcctcgccgtcgtggtcCTCGGTTCCGGCTGGGGGTCGTTTGACAACTCGTACGAGTCCCTGCATCGTACGGATGGAGAGGGCTTCAGTCATCCCGACTTGGGGTTCCCGGGTCTGCAGCAACGGcttctcgacgccgtcctcgacgccggcgtgccgtccatcctcgtcctcagcGGCGGCCAGACCTTTCTGCTCAACGAATCGACCAAGCGCTCCAAGGCGATCCTTCTACAC ATCCtgttcggcgccgtcaaccCCAGCGGCAAGCTGACCATGACGTTCCCCGAAGCCGAGGGCGCCTTTCCCGTTGCCTACGACTACTTcccctcggacgacgagggtggcttcggcgccgcgaCTGAGTACGACTGGCACCTGCCGGAGCTCACCCGCTATGCGCCCATCAGATTCGGCTTCGGTCTGAGCTACACGACTTTCGAcatctcctcgacgtcgttgcGGTGCCGCACgaacagcaacagcaacaacagcagcagcagcaccgccGATGCTTGCAGCGAGGATGGCCAGGTGACCGTCACGGCTACGGTGACGAACACGggcagcgtcgccggcaAGGAGGTGGTGCAGCTCTACTTCCGCCCAGAGTACACGCAGATTGAGTTTCCTGTCATGAAGCTTATCCGCTTCGAGAAGATTGACGTCGCGGCCGGAGAGTCTAAGCAGGTGGACTTGACCGTTCCTTTCCAGGAGCTGGGATACTTCATCGACGGAGAGTGGACGGTCGAGAAGGGTCTCTACAACTTTTGGGTCGGGAGCAGTTCCAGGGACGAAGATCTTCAAAGTCTGAACGCCACGCTGGCTTGA
- a CDS encoding Homoserine acetyltransferase family protein, whose translation MTDIKKFALGDFKLQNGETLSGAWLAYKTFGDPALPAVVYPTWFSGAIADNEWLVGDDKTLNPSKYFIVIPALFGNGESISPSNSDVNPFPDVSFYDNVRAQYQLVTKELKIKHLRAVLGWSMGAAQSFQWATQYPDFMDICVPFCGAAKCALHNQVFLEGVKSALLAAKKISSAGSTKGRATAAEDKSVRVWTDEEKQVGLKAFGRGYAGWGFSQAFYRHEVYKEHYQAKDLEDFMQNFWEKWALSKDPENLLVMLHTWQDADVSKQEPYNGDFKKAMASIKAKTLVLPSKTDLYFPPEDSEIEVDCMSEGVGELAVFPSIWGHWAGGPPGNFDDVKWLDDKLKGIFSAAPHRDAKELPIR comes from the exons ATGACCGATATCAAGAAGTTCGCGCTCGGCGACTTTAAGCTCCAGAACGGCGAAACCTTGTCCGGAGCATGGCTCGCCTACAAAACGTTCGGCGACCCTGCACTCCCGGCCGTCGTCTACCCGACGTGGTTCTCCGGTGCCATCGCGGACAATGAGTGGCTGGTTGGAGACGACAAGACCCTCAACCCGTCAAAGtacttcatcgtcatccctgcGCTCTTCGGCAACGGAGAGTCCATCAGCCCGTCCAACTCGGACGTCAACCCGTTCCCCGATGTCTCCTTCTACGACAACGTGCGTGCCCAATACCAGTTGGTGAccaaggagctcaagatcAAGCACCTGAGGGCAGTTCTGGGGTGGTCGATGGGCGCGGCCCAGTCGTTCCAGTGGGCGACGCAGTATCCCGACTTCATGGACATCTGCGTCCCTTTctgcggcgccgccaagTGCGCTCTGCACAACCAAGTCTTTCTGGAAGGCGTCAAGTCGGCGCTCCTCGCTGCGAAGAAGATCAGCTCGGCAGGGAGCACCAAGGGGCGAGCCACGGCGGCCGAAGACAAGTCCGTCCGAGTCTggaccgacgaggagaagcaggTCGGCCTGAAGGCCTTTGGTCGCGGGTATGCCGGCTGGGGCTTCTCCCAGGCCTTCTACCGACACGAGGTCTACAAGGAGCACTACCAGGCCAAGGACCTCGAGGATTTCATGCAGAACTTCTGGGAGAAGTGGGCTCTGAGCAAGGACCCCGAGAACCTCCTCGTCATGCTCCACACGTGGCAGGACGCCGACGTGAGCAAGCAGGAGCCGTATAATGGCGActtcaagaaggccatgGCGAGCATCAAGGCCAAAACCTTGGTGTTGCCGTCCAAGACTGACCTCTACTTCCC GCCCGAGGATTCCGAAATTGAGGTCGACTGTATGAGCGAGGGTGTCGGTGAACTGGCCGTCTTCCCGTCCATCTGGGGACACTGGGCCGGAGGTCCGCCGGGCAACTTTGACGATGTCAAGTGGCTGGACGACAAGCTAAAGGGGATCTTCTCAGCTGCACCCCACAGAGATGCCAAAGAGTTACCAATTCGCTGA